In the Mycolicibacter sp. MU0102 genome, one interval contains:
- a CDS encoding cutinase family protein gives MPRLRPLPCLLAAALLTIAAVPLTGASPAARATPCADVEVVFARGSEEPPGVGKVGQAFVKALRATLTDRSLAVYPVNYAAASGFSSGLDFDRSVIAGIRDEVSHIEWTALDCPDTQIVLGGYSQGAAVTGYATAQSVPTGLPDELVPDLPRPMPDVVADHVAAVILFGKPSATFIRRYDAPPVQVGPLYAAKTREYCAHNDAVCDGTDGIPFGHLDYPTNSMPADAAAVAARRIEANANRDVTLH, from the coding sequence GTGCCCCGACTGCGGCCGCTTCCCTGCCTCCTGGCCGCCGCGCTGCTGACGATCGCGGCAGTACCGCTGACCGGCGCGTCGCCAGCTGCGCGCGCCACACCGTGCGCCGACGTCGAAGTGGTCTTCGCCCGGGGCAGCGAGGAACCGCCCGGCGTCGGCAAGGTCGGGCAGGCCTTCGTCAAGGCGCTGCGCGCCACGCTCACCGACCGATCGTTGGCGGTATATCCGGTCAACTACGCCGCCGCGAGTGGCTTTTCCAGCGGTCTCGACTTCGACCGAAGCGTCATCGCCGGGATCCGCGACGAGGTCAGCCACATCGAGTGGACAGCCCTGGACTGTCCGGACACCCAGATCGTGTTGGGCGGCTACTCCCAGGGCGCAGCGGTCACCGGTTATGCGACGGCGCAGTCGGTGCCGACCGGGTTACCGGACGAGTTGGTGCCGGATCTGCCGCGGCCGATGCCCGATGTGGTGGCCGACCACGTCGCGGCGGTGATCCTGTTCGGGAAGCCCTCGGCAACGTTCATCCGGCGCTACGACGCGCCGCCGGTCCAGGTCGGCCCGCTGTACGCGGCCAAGACCCGCGAGTATTGCGCTCACAATGACGCCGTCTGCGACGGCACTGACGGCATCCCGTTCGGGCATCTGGATTACCCGACGAACAGCATGCCCGCCGACGCCGCGGCGGTCGCCGCCCGCCGCATCGAAGCCAACGCGAATCGCGACGTCACCCTGCACTGA
- a CDS encoding type I polyketide synthase, giving the protein MSGPDGTVHTLRTLVDLLTQRAAKYGENLAFTFSRDGDENEISQVTYRELDRRARQIAADLQSQGATGQRVLVLCPPGLDFLASFFGCLYAGAIAIPVHPPMREHLLPRVESIIADVKPGYALTTSEIESKIKPAIDGLPGGQALRWTIIDSDVTSSEASWVEPQIDGDSIAMLQYTSGSTSAPKGVVLTHGNLVHNLTTIAEAWGANPDMPYVTGVFWLPPYHDMGLIGGLLGTMYVGGNSILMPPTAFIKRPMRWLEAISRHRAMITAAPNFAFDLCVELSTPQERAALDLSNWSVALCGAEPVRTATLDGFAELFAPSGFRAEAFYPVYGLAEGTLLVSGGSDLPVPMVQHVDRVALGDNRVIDVAADDPNVATMVGCGKPRGGQRVIIVDPETRLECAGDQVGEIWVSGGSVAHGYWGAPELSAETFAATLADTGEGPFLRTGDLGFLHSGELFVTGRRKDLIIIRGTNHYPNDIELTVQNTNPALLRGRGAVFSIAPEPGAAEQLVVVQEVDPSRLAGEQADEAMQVIRTAVTQNHSVRTHAVVLVQPLQLPTTSSGKIQRSACKQQYLDGELPVVAQWPSAAGAAQPEAQLEPAPVAAQAQPGAHSAAQISAWLIERLAQDLELPIAEIDPAKPFAFYGLDSIHAVRLSSALEEWLGFELVPTIAYEYPSIDILSAHLARVAAKTPAVPGAGAATESTERPAADEPIAIVGIGCRFPGADGPEGFWRLLSGGSDATSDVPADRWDVDAFYNPDPSVPGTAVTKRGGFLGQVDQFDFQFFGISPRESAQMDPQQRLLLEVAWEALEDAGQVPDELAGSRTGVFVGISTNDYGFLRLGQPQLVDAYTGTGNALSIAANRLSYTFDFHGPSMSIDTACSSSLVAVDLACRSLRDGECSMALAAGVNVILSPALAINFSKARVMAPDGRCKTFDADADGYVRGEGAGVVVLKPLSKALEDNDPVYAVIRGSATNSDGRTNGLIAPSGRAQEGVVAEAFRRAGLPAGAVQYVEAHGTGTSIGDAIEANALGTALAEGRPEGSRCLVGSVKTNIGHLEAAAGIAGLIKVALSLQHREIPASLNYTEPNPHIGFDRLPLEVVEKLTPWPSGSRAIAGVSSFGFGGTNAHVVLTEAPQARSSYHDDTAAPRAELLALSARSPEALTALVGEYEMALFSGGLMGGAALTDLCYTAGARRGHHDYRLSVVGDSPAAMFESLSAYRQGESRPGLSVGHCAPSRPGPGVTFVFSGQGSQWHGMARQLQADEPVFADALAACDNALFPHLGHSILKELAAQDGPEERSKLKDIGILQPTIFAIQVALAALWRSWGVEPAAVVGHSLGEAAAAHVAGALSLDDAARVICARARMLRGVRGRGAMMVTETTMAEAQDLIAGHEREVAVAASNSHRSTVLAGERKVLEQLMTKLQQRDRFCRWIDVDVASHSPQMEALGAGLRGSLVKLKPTVPTVPMYSTVTGELVGERLLDADYWVANLCSPVRFSPALRRLLETGHNTFVELSPHPILLTGAREDAEHLHRSATLLPSMRRDDGVFSGRSTMLGSLGTLYTLGHRVAWEQIYPQGSRCVPAPTYPWQRVHSWLNAGSIAAPRRGGAGGNGGGWRGPIRSAAQPGTVLAEVDITAVTALSAEQLSELALTAAEVAFGPGTRSVAELTLRDGLDQARTVQFALTGDAFDCYGSAGADWSLLATGTLSADQAHAPAVSTAPVDPRGRSYRMRWQPASLTDGEGRPAESGSWLILSDGPVADSLRDHLEAQSQSCVLVEPVVGLAEIQRVSADSYRVDPARPEHFAELLRAAFGGDRPHCRGVVHLWNLLTAPSADTTEASLATATDVGSLSVVHLIQALTLAGWPESPRLWLVTRGAQPAGWEESESGPLSVAQAPVWGLGRSIDHEYPELHATGVDLSVDGGPEELRGLFSEIWSDNSETDVALRGQRRYVARLEPHAAPSAQPSELTLRADATYLVTGGLGAVGGEVAGWLVERGARHLVLMGRSAPSAAAQATLEGLRAAGAEVTIAQGDVTKSADVAAALATIGASMPPLRGVVHAAGTVDDAILARLDAEKLRSVMAPKVQGAWNLHTLTADAELDFFVLFSSAASVLGSPGAANYGAANAFLDALAWHRQAAGRPALSVNFGPWAGLGMFTNSELHRHFSHYGVEGLSAESYFAALAALLADGATEAMVLDIDWSRWRPSAQSPLLRDLQVTADVEQGVGVSGSGLFEAVQAADAQERQRLLETYLRDLVAGKLGLAPASLDINAPLNSLGVDSLITLELRIQVERELGIVVPVARLLDGPSVVSLSSWLGEQLAAAPERAVADEESAAPDVAEAASAQEMELLAQVTELSDEAVDALLAKMMAEDGGSA; this is encoded by the coding sequence ATGAGCGGGCCGGACGGCACAGTGCACACCCTGCGCACGTTGGTTGATCTGCTGACGCAGCGCGCGGCGAAGTACGGCGAAAACTTGGCGTTCACCTTCTCGCGTGACGGCGACGAGAACGAGATCAGCCAGGTGACCTACCGGGAACTGGATCGGCGTGCCCGCCAGATCGCCGCTGACCTGCAGAGTCAGGGCGCCACCGGGCAGCGCGTGCTGGTGTTGTGTCCCCCGGGGCTGGACTTCCTGGCCAGCTTCTTCGGCTGTCTGTACGCCGGAGCCATCGCGATCCCTGTGCATCCGCCCATGCGCGAACACTTGCTGCCGCGCGTCGAGTCGATCATCGCCGATGTCAAGCCCGGCTATGCGCTCACCACCAGCGAGATCGAATCCAAGATCAAGCCCGCGATCGACGGCCTGCCCGGCGGCCAGGCGCTGCGCTGGACGATCATCGACAGCGACGTCACCAGCAGCGAGGCGTCCTGGGTGGAACCGCAGATCGATGGTGACAGCATCGCGATGCTGCAGTACACCTCGGGGTCGACCAGTGCGCCCAAGGGCGTCGTGCTGACCCACGGCAACCTGGTGCACAACCTGACGACCATCGCCGAGGCCTGGGGCGCGAACCCCGACATGCCGTACGTGACCGGCGTCTTCTGGCTGCCGCCGTACCACGACATGGGCCTGATCGGCGGTTTGTTGGGCACGATGTATGTCGGCGGCAATTCGATCCTGATGCCGCCGACGGCGTTCATCAAGCGGCCGATGCGGTGGCTGGAGGCCATCTCGCGGCACCGCGCCATGATCACCGCCGCGCCGAACTTCGCCTTCGACCTGTGTGTCGAGCTGAGCACCCCGCAGGAGCGGGCCGCACTGGACCTGTCCAACTGGTCGGTGGCGCTGTGCGGTGCCGAACCGGTGCGCACCGCAACCCTCGACGGGTTCGCCGAGTTGTTCGCGCCGTCCGGCTTCCGGGCCGAGGCGTTCTACCCCGTCTATGGACTGGCCGAGGGCACCCTGCTGGTGTCGGGTGGTTCGGACCTGCCGGTGCCGATGGTGCAGCACGTGGACCGGGTCGCGCTCGGCGACAATCGGGTGATCGACGTCGCTGCCGACGACCCCAACGTGGCGACCATGGTCGGGTGCGGCAAGCCGCGCGGTGGCCAGCGGGTGATCATCGTCGACCCCGAGACCCGGCTGGAGTGCGCCGGCGACCAGGTCGGCGAGATCTGGGTGTCCGGGGGCAGCGTCGCGCACGGTTACTGGGGCGCCCCCGAGCTGTCCGCGGAGACGTTCGCTGCGACGTTGGCCGACACCGGTGAGGGTCCGTTCCTGCGCACCGGCGACCTTGGATTCCTGCATTCCGGCGAGCTGTTCGTCACTGGACGTCGCAAAGACCTGATCATCATCCGCGGCACCAACCACTACCCCAACGACATCGAGCTGACCGTCCAGAACACCAACCCGGCGCTGCTGCGCGGCCGCGGCGCAGTGTTCTCGATCGCCCCCGAACCGGGCGCGGCCGAGCAACTGGTCGTGGTCCAAGAGGTGGACCCGAGCCGCCTGGCCGGCGAGCAGGCCGACGAGGCCATGCAGGTCATCCGCACCGCGGTCACCCAGAACCATTCGGTGCGCACCCACGCCGTCGTGCTGGTCCAGCCGCTGCAACTACCCACCACCTCCAGCGGCAAGATCCAGCGCAGCGCCTGCAAACAGCAATACCTCGACGGCGAGCTGCCGGTGGTGGCCCAGTGGCCGTCGGCGGCCGGCGCGGCGCAGCCAGAGGCTCAGCTCGAACCGGCCCCAGTGGCGGCGCAGGCCCAGCCGGGCGCCCACAGTGCGGCCCAGATCAGTGCCTGGCTCATCGAGCGGCTGGCCCAAGACCTCGAGCTGCCGATCGCCGAGATCGACCCGGCCAAACCGTTCGCGTTCTACGGACTGGACTCCATCCACGCGGTGCGGCTCTCCAGCGCCCTCGAGGAGTGGCTGGGCTTCGAGCTGGTCCCCACCATCGCCTACGAATACCCCTCGATCGACATCCTGTCGGCGCATCTGGCCCGGGTCGCCGCGAAAACTCCGGCGGTTCCGGGTGCCGGGGCCGCCACTGAGAGCACCGAGCGGCCGGCCGCCGACGAGCCGATCGCGATCGTCGGTATCGGCTGCCGTTTCCCGGGTGCTGACGGTCCCGAGGGTTTCTGGCGGCTGCTCTCGGGCGGTTCGGACGCCACCAGCGACGTCCCGGCCGACCGGTGGGACGTCGACGCCTTCTACAACCCCGACCCGTCGGTTCCAGGAACCGCGGTCACGAAGCGGGGTGGCTTCCTGGGGCAGGTCGACCAGTTCGATTTTCAGTTCTTCGGGATCTCGCCGCGCGAGTCGGCGCAGATGGACCCGCAGCAGCGGCTGCTGCTCGAGGTGGCGTGGGAGGCGCTGGAAGACGCCGGTCAGGTACCGGACGAGCTGGCCGGCAGTCGCACCGGCGTGTTCGTCGGCATCTCCACCAACGACTACGGCTTCCTGCGGCTGGGCCAGCCGCAGCTCGTCGACGCCTACACCGGCACCGGCAACGCGCTGAGCATCGCCGCCAACCGGCTGTCTTACACGTTCGACTTCCACGGGCCGAGCATGTCGATCGACACCGCCTGTTCGTCCTCGCTGGTGGCCGTCGACTTGGCGTGCCGCAGTCTGCGCGACGGCGAGTGCTCCATGGCGCTGGCCGCCGGAGTGAATGTGATCCTGTCGCCGGCGCTGGCGATCAACTTCAGCAAGGCTCGGGTGATGGCGCCCGATGGCCGCTGCAAGACGTTCGACGCCGACGCCGACGGCTACGTCCGTGGCGAGGGTGCCGGAGTGGTCGTGCTCAAGCCGCTGAGCAAGGCGCTGGAGGACAACGACCCGGTGTACGCGGTGATCCGCGGCAGTGCCACCAACTCTGACGGCCGGACCAACGGCCTGATCGCCCCCAGCGGGCGGGCGCAGGAGGGTGTGGTCGCCGAGGCGTTCCGCCGGGCGGGCCTGCCGGCCGGCGCGGTCCAGTACGTCGAGGCGCACGGCACCGGCACATCGATCGGCGACGCCATCGAGGCCAACGCTTTGGGTACCGCGCTGGCCGAAGGCCGGCCGGAGGGCAGTCGCTGTCTGGTCGGCTCGGTCAAGACCAACATCGGCCACCTGGAGGCGGCCGCCGGTATCGCCGGCCTGATCAAGGTGGCGCTGTCGTTGCAGCACCGGGAGATCCCGGCCAGCCTGAACTACACCGAGCCCAACCCACACATCGGATTCGACCGCCTGCCGCTGGAGGTGGTCGAGAAGCTGACCCCGTGGCCGTCGGGCAGCCGCGCGATCGCCGGGGTCAGCTCGTTCGGGTTCGGTGGCACCAACGCCCACGTTGTGCTCACCGAGGCCCCACAGGCCCGCAGCAGCTACCACGACGACACCGCGGCACCGCGCGCCGAACTGCTGGCGCTGTCCGCACGATCGCCGGAGGCGCTGACGGCGTTGGTCGGCGAGTACGAGATGGCGCTCTTCTCGGGCGGACTCATGGGCGGCGCCGCGCTGACCGACCTCTGCTACACCGCCGGTGCCCGCCGCGGCCACCACGACTACCGGCTCTCGGTGGTCGGGGACTCCCCGGCGGCGATGTTCGAATCGCTGTCGGCATACCGGCAGGGCGAATCGCGGCCCGGATTGTCGGTGGGGCACTGCGCCCCGAGCCGACCCGGCCCCGGCGTGACGTTCGTGTTCTCCGGCCAGGGTTCGCAGTGGCACGGCATGGCACGACAGCTGCAGGCCGACGAGCCGGTGTTCGCCGACGCCCTGGCGGCCTGCGACAACGCGCTGTTCCCGCATCTGGGGCATTCGATCCTCAAGGAGCTGGCCGCGCAGGACGGTCCCGAGGAGCGCTCCAAGCTCAAAGACATCGGCATTCTGCAGCCGACCATCTTCGCGATTCAGGTGGCCCTGGCGGCGCTGTGGCGGTCCTGGGGCGTCGAGCCCGCCGCGGTGGTCGGACACAGCCTCGGCGAGGCCGCGGCCGCCCATGTCGCGGGTGCGCTGAGCCTCGATGACGCCGCCCGGGTGATCTGCGCCCGTGCCCGGATGCTGCGCGGCGTTCGTGGCCGCGGGGCGATGATGGTCACCGAGACCACCATGGCCGAAGCGCAGGACCTCATCGCCGGCCACGAGCGCGAGGTGGCCGTCGCGGCGAGCAACAGCCACCGATCGACGGTGCTCGCCGGCGAGCGCAAGGTGCTCGAACAGCTCATGACGAAACTGCAGCAGCGGGATCGGTTCTGCCGCTGGATCGATGTCGACGTCGCCTCGCACAGCCCGCAGATGGAGGCCCTCGGCGCCGGCCTGCGCGGCAGCCTGGTGAAGCTGAAGCCGACCGTGCCGACCGTGCCGATGTACTCGACGGTCACTGGGGAACTGGTGGGCGAGAGGCTGCTGGACGCCGACTACTGGGTGGCGAACCTGTGCTCGCCGGTGCGGTTCTCGCCGGCGCTGCGGCGGCTGCTCGAGACCGGGCACAACACGTTCGTCGAACTCAGCCCGCACCCCATCCTGCTGACCGGAGCCCGCGAGGACGCCGAGCATCTGCACCGTAGCGCCACCCTGCTGCCCTCGATGCGCCGCGACGACGGGGTTTTCAGTGGCCGCTCCACCATGCTCGGCTCGCTGGGCACTCTCTACACCCTCGGGCACCGGGTGGCCTGGGAGCAGATCTACCCGCAAGGCAGCCGCTGCGTTCCGGCTCCGACCTACCCGTGGCAGCGGGTGCACTCCTGGCTCAACGCCGGCTCCATCGCGGCGCCGCGGCGAGGCGGCGCCGGCGGCAACGGCGGCGGCTGGCGCGGACCGATCCGGTCGGCCGCACAGCCTGGGACGGTGTTGGCCGAGGTGGACATCACGGCCGTGACGGCACTGTCGGCCGAGCAGTTGAGCGAGTTGGCACTGACCGCGGCCGAAGTCGCGTTCGGTCCCGGCACCCGCTCGGTTGCCGAGCTGACCCTGCGAGACGGTCTGGATCAGGCGCGCACCGTGCAGTTCGCCCTGACCGGAGACGCTTTCGACTGCTACGGCAGCGCTGGTGCGGACTGGTCGCTGCTGGCCACCGGCACCCTTTCTGCCGACCAGGCGCATGCCCCGGCCGTCAGCACCGCTCCGGTGGACCCGCGCGGCCGTAGCTACCGGATGCGTTGGCAGCCGGCCTCGTTGACCGACGGCGAGGGTCGACCCGCCGAGTCCGGCAGCTGGCTGATCCTGTCCGACGGCCCGGTCGCCGACAGCCTGCGCGACCACCTCGAGGCGCAGTCGCAGTCCTGCGTGCTGGTGGAGCCGGTCGTTGGGCTGGCCGAGATTCAACGGGTGAGCGCCGACAGCTACCGGGTAGACCCGGCCCGGCCCGAGCACTTCGCCGAGCTGCTGCGCGCCGCGTTCGGCGGCGATCGGCCGCACTGCCGCGGCGTGGTGCACCTGTGGAACCTGCTGACCGCACCGTCGGCTGACACCACCGAAGCGTCGCTGGCGACGGCCACCGACGTCGGATCGCTGAGTGTGGTCCACCTGATCCAGGCGCTGACGCTGGCCGGTTGGCCGGAGTCGCCACGGCTGTGGCTGGTGACGCGCGGGGCCCAGCCAGCCGGGTGGGAAGAATCTGAGTCCGGCCCACTGTCCGTCGCGCAGGCTCCGGTCTGGGGGCTGGGACGCTCCATCGACCATGAGTACCCCGAGCTGCACGCCACCGGCGTCGACCTGTCCGTCGACGGCGGCCCCGAAGAACTGCGGGGCCTGTTCAGCGAGATCTGGTCGGACAACTCCGAGACGGACGTGGCCCTGCGCGGTCAGCGCCGCTATGTCGCCCGGCTGGAGCCCCATGCGGCACCGTCGGCGCAGCCGAGCGAACTTACGCTGCGTGCTGATGCCACCTACCTGGTCACCGGCGGGCTCGGTGCCGTCGGCGGCGAGGTGGCCGGCTGGCTGGTCGAGCGCGGTGCCCGCCACCTGGTCCTGATGGGCCGCAGTGCGCCTTCGGCGGCGGCGCAGGCGACGCTGGAGGGCCTACGGGCCGCCGGCGCCGAGGTGACCATCGCCCAGGGCGATGTCACCAAGTCTGCCGACGTTGCCGCGGCACTTGCCACCATCGGTGCCTCGATGCCGCCGCTGCGCGGTGTGGTGCACGCAGCCGGCACCGTCGACGACGCGATTTTGGCGCGCCTGGACGCGGAGAAGCTGCGTTCGGTGATGGCGCCCAAGGTTCAAGGTGCCTGGAACCTGCACACCTTGACCGCCGATGCGGAGCTGGACTTCTTCGTACTGTTCTCCTCCGCGGCCTCGGTGCTGGGTTCGCCCGGCGCCGCCAACTACGGGGCTGCGAACGCCTTCCTGGACGCGCTGGCCTGGCATCGCCAGGCGGCGGGACGGCCGGCGTTGAGCGTCAACTTCGGCCCGTGGGCCGGGTTGGGCATGTTCACCAACTCGGAGCTGCACCGGCATTTCTCGCACTACGGCGTGGAAGGCCTGTCGGCGGAGAGCTACTTCGCGGCGCTGGCGGCACTGCTGGCCGATGGCGCGACCGAAGCGATGGTGCTCGACATCGACTGGTCGCGGTGGCGCCCGAGCGCACAGTCACCGCTGCTGCGCGACCTGCAGGTCACGGCGGATGTCGAGCAGGGTGTCGGCGTGTCCGGCAGTGGTCTGTTCGAGGCGGTGCAGGCCGCCGACGCGCAGGAACGCCAGCGGCTGCTGGAGACCTATCTGCGTGACCTGGTCGCGGGCAAGCTGGGCCTGGCTCCGGCCAGCCTGGACATCAACGCACCGCTGAACAGCCTCGGGGTGGACTCGCTGATCACCCTGGAACTTCGTATCCAGGTCGAGCGCGAGCTCGGTATCGTGGTTCCCGTTGCCCGGCTGTTGGACGGGCCCAGCGTGGTCAGTCTGTCCAGCTGGCTCGGTGAGCAGCTGGCCGCCGCGCCGGAGCGGGCCGTGGCTGACGAAGAATCCGCTGCACCGGATGTCGCCGAGGCGGCGTCCGCGCAGGAGATGGAGCTGCTGGCACAGGTCACCGAGCTCTCCGATGAAGCAGTGGATGCTCTGCTAGCGAAAATGATGGCCGAGGATGGGGGCAGCGCGTGA
- a CDS encoding sensor histidine kinase, with translation MAATSALTLAAASAIPALAAGVAAGVWLSPRLAERRRKAATERSGITVAEMLQQIVSHASLGIAVVDSHRDVVYLNERATELGLVHGRLLDDEAWAAAQRALDGEDEVVFDLTVAKRAPGATRSDLSAVRGYARLLSEEDRRFAVVIVDDQSEQARMEASRRDFVANVSHELKTPVGAMGLLAEALLASADDPEAVRPFAERVLVEANRLASMIGELIELSRLQGADPLPDLGVIDVDAVVNEAISRHKVAADNAEITITTDAPSGLRVLGDEPLLVTALANLVSNAIAYSPHGSPVSISRRRREGFIEIAVTDRGIGIAPKDQQRVFERFFRSDKARSRATGGTGLGLAIVKHVAANHNGTITLWSQPGTGSTFTLAIPAYQGSLNPEKEEQ, from the coding sequence GTGGCTGCGACCTCGGCGCTGACGCTTGCTGCAGCGTCGGCGATTCCTGCGCTGGCGGCAGGCGTGGCGGCTGGCGTGTGGCTATCGCCGCGGCTGGCCGAACGACGCCGCAAGGCCGCGACCGAGCGATCCGGGATCACCGTCGCGGAGATGCTGCAGCAGATCGTGTCGCACGCCTCGCTGGGGATCGCGGTCGTCGACTCCCACCGCGACGTCGTCTACCTCAACGAGCGCGCCACCGAGCTGGGACTGGTGCACGGCCGGTTGCTCGACGACGAGGCCTGGGCGGCCGCGCAACGCGCTCTGGACGGCGAGGACGAAGTCGTCTTCGACTTGACGGTGGCCAAGCGGGCGCCCGGGGCCACCCGGTCGGATCTGTCAGCCGTGCGTGGTTACGCCCGGCTGCTCTCGGAGGAGGATCGCCGGTTCGCCGTGGTGATCGTCGATGACCAGTCCGAGCAGGCCCGTATGGAGGCCAGTCGGCGCGACTTCGTGGCCAACGTCAGCCATGAGCTGAAGACCCCGGTGGGGGCGATGGGGCTGCTCGCCGAGGCGCTGCTGGCGTCGGCGGACGACCCCGAGGCGGTGCGGCCGTTTGCCGAGCGCGTGTTGGTGGAGGCCAACCGGCTCGCCAGCATGATCGGTGAGCTGATCGAGCTGTCCCGCCTGCAGGGCGCCGACCCGCTTCCGGACCTCGGCGTCATCGACGTCGACGCGGTGGTCAACGAGGCGATCTCCCGGCACAAGGTGGCCGCCGACAACGCCGAGATCACGATCACCACCGATGCCCCGAGCGGGCTGCGCGTACTCGGCGATGAACCATTGTTGGTCACCGCGCTGGCCAACCTGGTGTCCAATGCGATCGCCTACTCGCCGCACGGTTCGCCGGTATCGATCAGCCGGCGTCGCCGGGAGGGTTTCATCGAGATCGCCGTGACCGACCGGGGCATCGGTATTGCGCCCAAGGATCAGCAGCGCGTGTTCGAACGGTTCTTCCGCAGCGACAAGGCCCGATCGCGGGCCACCGGGGGTACCGGGCTGGGGTTGGCGATCGTCAAACACGTGGCGGCCAACCACAACGGCACCATCACGTTGTGGAGCCAGCCGGGCACCGGTTCGACATTTACCTTGGCGATTCCCGCTTACCAGGGCAGTCTGAACCCAGAGAAGGAGGAGCAGTGA
- the regX gene encoding two-component sensory transduction protein RegX — MTHVLIVEDEESLADPLAFLLRKEGFEATVVGDGTAALAEFDRAGADIVLLDLMLPGMSGTDVCKQLRARSSVPVIMVTARDSEIDKVVGLELGADDYVTKPYSARELIARIRAVLRRGGDDEGGVGEGVLESGPVRMDVERHVVMVNGEQITLPLKEFDLLEYLMRNTGRVLTRGQLIDRVWGADYVGDTKTLDVHVKRLRSKIEADPANPVHLVTVRGLGYKLEG, encoded by the coding sequence ATGACACACGTCTTGATCGTTGAGGACGAGGAATCGCTGGCCGACCCGTTGGCATTTCTGCTGCGTAAAGAGGGTTTTGAGGCCACCGTGGTCGGCGATGGAACCGCCGCCCTGGCCGAATTCGACCGGGCCGGCGCCGACATCGTGCTGCTGGATCTGATGCTGCCAGGGATGTCGGGCACCGACGTCTGCAAACAATTACGCGCGCGTTCCAGTGTGCCGGTGATTATGGTCACTGCCCGCGACAGTGAGATCGACAAGGTCGTCGGACTGGAGTTGGGCGCCGACGACTACGTGACCAAGCCGTATTCGGCCCGCGAACTGATTGCCCGGATCCGGGCGGTGCTGCGCCGCGGCGGCGACGACGAGGGCGGCGTCGGCGAGGGCGTGCTGGAGTCCGGCCCGGTGCGCATGGACGTCGAACGGCACGTGGTCATGGTGAACGGCGAGCAGATTACCTTGCCGCTCAAGGAGTTCGACCTTCTCGAATACCTGATGCGCAACACCGGCCGCGTGCTGACCCGCGGCCAGTTGATCGACCGGGTCTGGGGTGCGGATTACGTCGGCGACACCAAAACATTGGACGTCCACGTCAAACGACTTCGGTCCAAGATCGAGGCCGATCCTGCCAATCCAGTGCACCTGGTTACCGTGCGCGGACTCGGGTACAAGCTGGAGGGCTAA
- a CDS encoding phosphoglyceromutase — MSDTATLVLLRHGESEWNASNQFTGWMDVNLTDKGRAEAVRAGELLVEHNLLPDVLYTSLLRRAITTANLALDAADRHWIPVHRTWRLNERHYGALQGLDKAATKARYGDDQFMTWRRSYDTPPPSIEAGSRYSQDTDPRYADIGGGPLTECLADVVARFLPYFTDVVIPDLRCGKTVLIAAHGNSLRALVKYLDGMSDEEVVGLNIPTGIPLRYDLDADLRPKVAGGVYLDPEAAAAGAAAVASQGAK; from the coding sequence ATGTCTGACACTGCCACCTTGGTGCTCCTGCGCCACGGCGAAAGCGAATGGAACGCCAGCAACCAGTTCACCGGCTGGATGGACGTCAACTTGACCGACAAGGGCCGCGCCGAGGCGGTCCGTGCCGGTGAGCTGCTGGTCGAGCACAACTTATTGCCGGACGTGCTCTACACGTCGCTGCTGCGCCGGGCGATCACCACCGCGAACCTGGCGCTGGACGCCGCCGACCGGCACTGGATCCCCGTGCACCGCACCTGGCGGCTCAACGAGCGCCACTACGGGGCGCTGCAGGGCCTGGACAAGGCCGCCACCAAGGCGCGCTACGGCGACGACCAGTTCATGACGTGGCGGCGCAGCTACGACACTCCGCCGCCGTCGATCGAAGCCGGCAGCCGGTACAGCCAGGACACCGACCCCCGTTACGCCGACATCGGCGGCGGCCCGCTGACCGAGTGCCTGGCCGACGTGGTGGCGCGCTTCCTGCCGTACTTCACCGACGTCGTCATTCCGGACCTGCGGTGCGGCAAGACGGTGCTGATCGCGGCGCACGGCAACTCGTTGCGGGCGCTGGTGAAATACCTCGACGGAATGTCCGACGAGGAAGTCGTCGGGCTGAACATCCCGACCGGCATCCCGTTGCGGTACGACTTGGATGCCGACCTGCGCCCGAAGGTTGCCGGCGGCGTCTATCTGGACCCCGAGGCCGCAGCTGCCGGGGCTGCTGCGGTCGCGAGCCAGGGCGCCAAGTAG